One Streptomyces sp. SAI-135 DNA segment encodes these proteins:
- a CDS encoding HAMP domain-containing protein gives MSENSGTPVLEEGQNGDRIRASDLRPLLAAMTAARDGDFRRMPESGDGIVAELAAVFNQLVDRNLHFTGEVNRVKRELVRHGRLDERLSPSPGQGSWTSRVNDVNQLLDALVAPAANATRVLDAVAGGDLTQRVDLHDGNRQLRGDLRRLGRAVNKMVDQLSLFTGEVTRVAREVGTEGRLGGRAKVTGLSGSWRDVTEAVNTMASRLTAQVRDIALVTTAVARGDLTRTVTVEATGELLELKLTVNTMVDQLSAFADEVTRVAREVGTEGQLGGRAQVRGVSGVWKDLTDNVNFMASNLTSQVRNIAQVTTAVANGDLSQKITVDAQGEILELKSTINTMVDQLSAFADEVTRVAREVGTEGNLGGRAQVRGVSGVWKDLTDNVNFMADNLTSQVRNIALVSTAVAQGDLGKKITVEAKGEILELKSTINTMVDQLSAFADEVTRVAREVGTEGNLGGQAQVRGVSGVWKDLTDNVNFMALNLTSQVRNIAQVTTAVANGDLSKKITVDARGEILELKDTVNTMVEQLRAFADEVTRVAREVGTDGRLGGRAQVLGVSGVWRDLTDNVNYMADNLTSQVRNIAQVTTAVANGDLSKKIDVDARGEILELKTAINTMVDTLSSFSSEVTRVAREVGSEGQLGGQARVEGVYGTWKRLTTNVNELASNLTTQVRAIAEVASAVAQGDMSRSITVETQGEVAELKDNINLMVANLRETTRAKDWLESNLARLAALMQGHRDLMEVADLILRELTPLVNAQYGAFFLADPDEDSASLRTTVPAKGLAFIAGYGSAQGATVDTGGMPVHGLVRQAAREKKRILVEEAPPDYIKINSGLGEAAPSSVVIIPILFEDKLLGVIELASFSRFSDVHLAFFDQFVNTIGVAINTIIANSRTESLLGESQRLAMQLQERSDELQMQQAELQRSNAELEEKAALLATSSQYKSEFLANMSHELRTPLNSLLILARLLSDNPDGHLSDQEVQFATTIHRSGSDLLQLINDILDLSKIEAGRMDVRPKKLPLIKLLDYVHATFRPLTLDRGLAFEVAVGEDVPREMYSDEQRLQQILRNLLSNAIKFTASGRVELRVNRVKDPEHRYVRDSDDVVAFAVSDTGIGIAPEKLPVIFEAFQQADGTTNRKYGGTGLGLSISREIAGLLGGRIVAESEPGKGSTFTLYVPVVSPGHTATGPTTEDHPLPVPEDLSTEPYPTAHDAEDSWPAPTRLEAWQSGRAGQVLSGRRVLIVDDDIRNVFALTHVLGRVGMPVLYAENGREGIETLERNPDVELVLMDIMMPEMDGYETIAAIRRTPRWTGLPIVALTAKAMPGDREKSIARGANDYVPKPVDVDQLLTVVCALLDPEGTQAQERTDAEEAVVPPTDDSMRQSDER, from the coding sequence ATGAGTGAGAACAGTGGTACGCCTGTGCTCGAAGAAGGACAGAACGGCGACCGGATTCGAGCATCGGATCTGCGTCCGCTGCTCGCCGCGATGACCGCTGCCCGGGACGGCGACTTCCGCCGGATGCCGGAGTCCGGGGACGGGATCGTGGCCGAACTGGCGGCCGTCTTCAACCAGCTGGTGGACCGCAACCTGCACTTCACCGGTGAGGTCAACCGGGTGAAGCGGGAGCTGGTGCGGCACGGCCGGCTCGACGAACGGCTCTCGCCCAGCCCGGGGCAGGGTTCGTGGACCTCACGGGTCAACGACGTGAACCAGCTGCTCGACGCCCTGGTGGCCCCGGCCGCCAACGCGACCCGGGTCCTGGACGCGGTGGCCGGCGGCGATCTGACCCAGCGGGTCGACCTGCACGACGGCAACCGGCAGTTGCGCGGTGATCTGCGGCGGCTGGGCCGGGCCGTGAACAAGATGGTCGACCAGCTCTCCCTGTTCACCGGTGAGGTGACCCGGGTGGCCCGTGAGGTCGGCACCGAGGGCCGGCTCGGCGGGCGGGCCAAGGTGACCGGTCTGTCGGGCAGTTGGCGCGATGTGACCGAGGCCGTCAACACCATGGCGTCCCGGCTGACCGCCCAGGTCAGGGACATCGCCCTGGTGACGACGGCGGTGGCCCGCGGCGACCTGACCCGCACGGTCACGGTCGAGGCCACGGGCGAACTGCTGGAACTGAAGCTGACCGTGAACACGATGGTCGACCAGCTCTCGGCCTTCGCCGACGAGGTCACCCGGGTGGCCCGCGAGGTCGGCACCGAGGGGCAGCTGGGCGGCCGGGCCCAGGTGCGGGGCGTGTCCGGGGTCTGGAAGGACCTCACCGACAACGTCAACTTCATGGCGTCGAACCTGACCTCGCAGGTCCGCAACATCGCCCAGGTGACGACCGCCGTCGCCAACGGCGACCTGAGCCAGAAGATCACCGTCGACGCGCAGGGCGAGATCCTGGAGCTGAAGTCGACCATCAACACCATGGTCGACCAGCTCTCCGCCTTCGCCGACGAGGTCACCCGCGTGGCCCGCGAGGTCGGCACCGAGGGCAACCTCGGCGGCCGGGCCCAGGTGCGCGGGGTGTCCGGCGTCTGGAAGGACCTCACCGACAACGTCAACTTCATGGCGGACAACCTGACTTCCCAGGTCCGCAACATCGCCCTGGTGTCGACGGCCGTGGCGCAGGGCGACCTCGGCAAGAAGATCACGGTGGAGGCGAAGGGCGAGATCCTGGAGCTGAAGTCCACCATCAACACGATGGTCGACCAGCTCTCCGCCTTCGCCGACGAGGTCACCCGCGTGGCCCGCGAGGTCGGCACGGAAGGCAACCTCGGCGGCCAGGCCCAGGTGCGCGGGGTGTCCGGCGTCTGGAAGGACCTCACCGACAACGTCAACTTCATGGCCCTGAACCTGACCTCGCAGGTCCGCAACATCGCCCAGGTGACGACGGCCGTCGCCAACGGCGACCTGTCGAAGAAGATCACGGTCGACGCGCGCGGCGAGATCCTCGAACTGAAGGACACCGTCAACACGATGGTGGAGCAGCTGCGTGCCTTCGCCGACGAGGTCACCCGCGTGGCCCGCGAGGTCGGCACCGACGGACGGCTGGGCGGCCGGGCCCAGGTGCTGGGCGTCTCCGGCGTGTGGCGGGATCTGACCGACAACGTCAACTACATGGCGGACAACCTGACTTCCCAGGTCCGCAACATCGCCCAGGTGACGACGGCCGTCGCCAACGGTGACCTCTCCAAGAAGATCGACGTGGACGCGCGCGGCGAGATCCTGGAGCTGAAGACCGCCATCAACACCATGGTCGACACGCTCTCCTCCTTCTCCTCCGAGGTCACCCGGGTGGCCCGCGAGGTGGGCTCCGAGGGCCAACTCGGCGGCCAGGCCAGGGTGGAGGGCGTGTACGGCACCTGGAAGCGACTGACGACCAACGTGAACGAACTCGCGTCCAACCTGACCACCCAGGTCCGCGCGATCGCCGAGGTGGCCTCCGCGGTGGCCCAGGGCGACATGTCCCGCTCGATCACCGTGGAGACCCAGGGCGAGGTCGCCGAGCTCAAGGACAACATCAACCTGATGGTGGCCAACCTCCGCGAGACGACCCGGGCCAAGGACTGGCTGGAGTCGAACCTCGCGCGCCTCGCCGCCCTGATGCAGGGCCACCGGGACCTGATGGAGGTCGCCGACCTGATCCTGCGCGAGCTGACCCCGCTGGTGAACGCCCAGTACGGCGCGTTCTTCCTGGCCGACCCCGACGAGGACAGCGCCTCCCTCCGCACAACCGTTCCTGCAAAGGGACTGGCGTTCATCGCGGGCTACGGCTCGGCGCAGGGCGCGACCGTCGACACCGGGGGCATGCCGGTGCACGGTCTGGTCCGCCAGGCCGCCCGGGAGAAGAAGCGGATCCTGGTGGAGGAGGCACCGCCGGACTACATCAAGATCAACAGTGGGCTCGGCGAGGCTGCACCGAGCAGTGTCGTCATCATCCCGATCCTCTTCGAGGACAAGCTCCTCGGTGTCATCGAGCTCGCCTCCTTCTCCCGCTTCTCCGATGTCCACCTGGCGTTCTTCGACCAGTTCGTGAACACCATCGGCGTCGCCATCAACACCATCATCGCCAACTCCCGCACCGAGTCCCTGCTCGGCGAGTCCCAGCGCCTGGCCATGCAGCTCCAGGAACGCTCCGACGAACTCCAGATGCAGCAGGCGGAGTTGCAGCGCTCCAACGCCGAACTGGAGGAGAAGGCCGCCCTGCTGGCGACCTCGTCCCAGTACAAGTCGGAGTTCCTGGCGAACATGTCCCACGAGCTGCGCACCCCGCTGAACTCCCTGCTGATCCTGGCGAGGCTGCTCTCCGACAACCCGGACGGCCACCTCTCCGACCAGGAAGTGCAGTTCGCGACGACGATCCACCGTTCGGGCTCCGACCTGCTCCAGCTGATCAACGACATCCTGGACCTGTCGAAGATCGAGGCCGGCCGGATGGACGTACGCCCGAAGAAGCTGCCGCTCATCAAGCTGCTCGACTACGTCCACGCCACCTTCCGCCCGCTCACCCTGGACCGCGGCCTGGCCTTCGAGGTGGCCGTCGGCGAGGACGTGCCGCGCGAGATGTACTCCGACGAGCAGCGCCTCCAGCAGATCCTGCGCAACCTGCTCTCCAACGCGATCAAGTTCACGGCCAGTGGCCGGGTCGAGCTGCGCGTGAACCGCGTCAAGGACCCCGAGCACAGGTACGTCCGCGACAGCGACGACGTGGTCGCCTTCGCGGTCTCCGACACCGGCATCGGCATCGCGCCGGAGAAACTCCCGGTGATCTTCGAGGCGTTCCAGCAGGCCGACGGCACGACCAACCGCAAGTACGGCGGCACAGGGCTCGGCCTGTCCATCAGCCGGGAGATCGCGGGCCTGCTGGGCGGCCGTATCGTCGCCGAGAGCGAACCCGGCAAGGGCTCCACCTTCACGCTCTACGTCCCCGTCGTCAGCCCCGGCCACACGGCGACCGGCCCGACGACCGAGGACCACCCCCTGCCGGTCCCTGAGGACCTGTCCACCGAGCCGTATCCGACCGCCCACGACGCCGAGGACTCCTGGCCGGCGCCCACCAGGCTGGAGGCGTGGCAGTCCGGCCGGGCGGGCCAGGTGCTGTCCGGCAGGCGGGTGCTGATCGTCGACGACGACATCCGCAACGTCTTCGCCCTCACCCATGTGCTGGGCCGCGTGGGCATGCCCGTCCTGTACGCGGAGAACGGCCGCGAGGGCATCGAGACCCTGGAGCGCAACCCGGACGTCGAACTCGTCCTGATGGACATCATGATGCCGGAGATGGACGGCTACGAGACCATCGCCGCCATCCGCCGCACCCCGCGCTGGACCGGTCTGCCCATCGTCGCGCTCACCGCGAAGGCGATGCCCGGGGACCGTGAGAAGTCCATCGCGCGCGGCGCCAACGACTACGTACCCAAGCCGGTGGACGTCGACCAGCTGCTGACCGTCGTGTGCGCGCTCCTCGACCCCGAGGGCACCCAGGCGCAGGAGCGGACCGACGCCGAGGAGGCGGTGGTACCGCCCACCGACGACTCGATGAGGCAGTCAGATGAACGCTGA
- a CDS encoding response regulator, with protein MNAEARTDDSAGILLVDDMEDNLIALEAVLGSLNEPLIRARSGEEAMKALLRRRFALVLLDVRMPGMDGFETAANIKRLDQTKDVPIIFLTGTDDDSGYAFRGYATGAADYLTKPFDPWVLRAKVTVFLELHRKNQQLERLLARQRTDYEEVSRQLADLEQELTDPQRTKVKELRCLLEKR; from the coding sequence ATGAACGCTGAGGCAAGGACCGACGACAGTGCCGGCATCCTCCTGGTCGACGACATGGAGGACAACCTGATCGCACTGGAGGCGGTCCTGGGGTCCCTCAACGAACCGCTGATCCGCGCCCGTTCGGGCGAGGAGGCGATGAAGGCCCTGCTGCGCCGCCGCTTCGCGCTGGTCCTGCTGGACGTGCGCATGCCGGGCATGGACGGCTTCGAGACGGCGGCCAACATCAAGCGCCTGGACCAGACGAAGGACGTCCCGATCATCTTCCTCACCGGCACGGACGACGACTCGGGCTACGCCTTCCGCGGCTACGCGACAGGAGCGGCGGACTACCTGACCAAGCCGTTCGACCCGTGGGTCCTCCGCGCGAAGGTGACCGTGTTTCTGGAACTGCACCGCAAGAACCAGCAGTTGGAACGGCTGCTGGCCCGCCAGCGGACGGACTACGAGGAGGTGAGCAGACAACTGGCTGATCTGGAGCAGGAGCTGACAGACCCTCAGCGCACGAAAGTCAAGGAGCTCCGGTGCCTGCTGGAGAAACGGTGA
- a CDS encoding AMP-dependent synthetase/ligase translates to MSDTQTLIENRPPSVATLFLERVASTPDAEAYRYPVPAASGQGPDEWKSLSWAQAAERVHAIAAGLIELGVQPEQRVALASSTRIDWILADLGIMCAGAATTTIYPQTNADESAFILSDSESRVLIAEDAAQLAKAVDKRGELPALTHVVVIDPAGVESSDFVLTLTELEARGAARLEKDPDLIKERVGAITRDQLATLIYTSGTTGRPKGVRLPHDNWAYMAKAIAATGLVGPDDVQYLWLPLAHVFGKVLTSGQIEVGHVTAVDGRVDKIIENLPVVQPTYMAAVPRIFEKVYNGVAAKARAGGGAKYKIFQWAAEVGREYAKATQDNFRRTGVASAPFGLSAKHKVADALVFAKIREAFGGNLRACVSGSAALAPEIGYFFSGAGIHILEGYGLTESSAASFVNPGEAYRTGTVGKPLPGTEVRIADDGEILLRGPGIMEGYHGLPEKTAEVLEADGWFHTGDIGELSPDGYLRITDRKKDLIKTSGGKYIAPAEVEGQFKAVCPYVSNILVHGADRNFCTALIALDEVSILEWAKENGLEGKSYAEVVAAPATVAMVEGYVQQLNEGLQRWQTIKKFRLLPRDLDVEHGEITPSLKLKRPVVEREYKHLIEEMYAGSREA, encoded by the coding sequence GTGAGCGACACACAGACACTGATCGAGAACCGCCCGCCGAGTGTGGCGACCCTCTTCCTGGAGCGCGTTGCGAGCACACCCGACGCCGAGGCGTACCGCTACCCGGTGCCGGCGGCCTCCGGCCAGGGTCCGGACGAGTGGAAGTCGCTCAGCTGGGCGCAGGCCGCCGAGCGGGTGCACGCCATCGCAGCCGGTCTGATCGAGCTGGGGGTGCAGCCCGAGCAGCGGGTCGCCCTCGCCTCCTCGACCCGGATCGACTGGATCCTCGCGGACCTCGGCATCATGTGCGCGGGCGCCGCCACGACCACGATCTACCCGCAGACCAACGCCGACGAGTCGGCGTTCATCCTCTCCGACTCCGAGAGCCGGGTGCTGATCGCGGAGGACGCGGCCCAGCTCGCCAAGGCGGTCGACAAGCGCGGTGAGCTGCCCGCGCTCACTCATGTCGTGGTGATCGACCCCGCGGGCGTGGAGTCGAGCGACTTCGTGCTCACGCTCACCGAGCTGGAGGCCCGGGGCGCCGCCCGCCTGGAGAAGGACCCCGACCTGATCAAGGAGCGGGTCGGCGCGATCACCAGGGACCAGCTCGCCACCCTCATCTACACCTCCGGCACCACCGGCCGCCCCAAGGGCGTGCGGCTGCCGCACGACAACTGGGCGTACATGGCGAAGGCGATCGCCGCGACCGGGCTGGTCGGACCGGACGACGTGCAGTACCTGTGGCTGCCGCTGGCGCACGTCTTCGGCAAGGTGCTCACCTCCGGGCAGATCGAGGTCGGTCACGTCACCGCCGTCGACGGCCGCGTCGACAAGATCATCGAGAATCTGCCGGTCGTGCAGCCGACGTACATGGCGGCCGTCCCGCGCATCTTCGAGAAGGTCTACAACGGGGTCGCCGCGAAGGCCCGGGCGGGCGGCGGCGCCAAGTACAAGATCTTCCAGTGGGCCGCCGAGGTGGGCCGCGAGTACGCCAAGGCCACCCAGGACAACTTCCGGCGCACCGGGGTCGCCTCCGCGCCCTTCGGGCTGAGCGCCAAGCACAAGGTGGCCGACGCGCTCGTCTTCGCGAAGATCAGGGAGGCGTTCGGCGGGAACCTGCGGGCCTGCGTCTCCGGCTCCGCCGCGCTCGCGCCCGAGATCGGATACTTCTTCTCCGGTGCCGGCATCCACATCCTGGAGGGCTACGGCCTGACCGAGTCCTCCGCGGCCTCCTTCGTGAACCCCGGCGAGGCCTACCGCACCGGCACGGTCGGCAAGCCGCTTCCCGGCACGGAGGTCCGTATCGCGGACGACGGGGAGATCCTGCTGCGGGGCCCCGGGATCATGGAGGGCTACCACGGGCTGCCCGAGAAGACCGCCGAGGTCCTGGAGGCCGACGGGTGGTTCCACACCGGGGACATCGGTGAGCTCTCGCCCGACGGCTACCTGCGCATCACCGACCGCAAGAAGGACCTGATCAAGACGTCCGGCGGCAAGTACATCGCGCCCGCCGAGGTGGAGGGGCAGTTCAAGGCGGTGTGCCCGTACGTGTCCAACATCCTGGTGCACGGGGCGGACCGGAACTTCTGCACCGCGCTCATCGCGCTGGACGAGGTGTCGATCCTGGAGTGGGCCAAGGAGAACGGGCTCGAAGGGAAGTCGTACGCGGAGGTCGTCGCCGCACCCGCCACGGTGGCCATGGTCGAGGGGTATGTGCAGCAGCTCAACGAGGGGCTTCAGCGGTGGCAGACGATCAAGAAGTTCCGGTTGCTGCCGCGGGATCTCGACGTGGAGCACGGTGAGATCACACCGAGCCTGAAGCTGAAGCGGCCTGTTGTGGAGCGGGAGTACAAGCACCTCATCGAGGAGATGTACGCGGGGTCCCGGGAGGCGTAA
- the lepA gene encoding translation elongation factor 4 produces the protein MPAIPSHVPEPSRTDPALIRNFCIIAHIDHGKSTLADRMLQLTGVVEQRQMRAQYLDRMDIERERGITIKSQAVRLPWAPTGDKSTTHILNMIDTPGHVDFTYEVSRSLAACEGTVLLVDAAQGIEAQTLANLYLAMENDLTIIPVLNKIDLPAAQPEKFAEELANLVGCDPDDVLKVSAKTGLGVDALLDRVVKDVPAPVGVADAPARAMIFDSVYDSYRGVVTYVRVIDGQLNKRERIKMMSTGATHELLEIGTNSPEMLGADGLGVGEVGYLITGVKDVRQSKVGDTVTSQQKGATEALGGYKDPKPMVFSGLYPLDGSDYPELREALDKLQLNDAALVYEPETSAALGFGFRVGFLGLLHLDVIRERLEREFGLDLIATAPNVVYRVVMEDGTEHTVTNPSEFPEGKINEVYEPVVRATILAPTEFIGSIMELCQTRRGTLLGMDYLSEDRVEIRYTLPLAEIVFDFFDQLKSKTRGYASLDYEPTGEQTSSLVKVDILLHGDKVDAFSAITHKDAAYAYGVRLVAKLRELIPRQAFEVPIQAAIGSRVIARETIRAIRKDVLAKCYGGDISRKRKLLEKQKEGKKRMKMVGSVEVPQEAFIAVLSSDDSAGSGKGKK, from the coding sequence GTGCCCGCGATCCCCAGCCACGTGCCCGAGCCGAGCCGTACCGACCCGGCTCTGATCCGCAACTTCTGCATCATCGCGCACATCGACCACGGCAAGTCCACGCTCGCCGACCGGATGCTCCAGCTGACCGGTGTGGTCGAGCAGCGCCAGATGCGTGCTCAGTACCTCGACCGCATGGACATCGAGCGTGAGCGCGGAATCACGATCAAGTCGCAGGCGGTGCGTCTGCCGTGGGCCCCCACCGGCGACAAGAGCACCACGCACATCCTCAACATGATCGACACCCCGGGGCACGTCGACTTCACCTACGAGGTCTCGCGGTCGCTCGCCGCGTGCGAGGGCACCGTCCTCCTCGTGGACGCCGCCCAGGGGATCGAGGCCCAGACGCTCGCCAACCTGTACCTGGCGATGGAGAACGACCTCACGATCATCCCGGTGCTCAACAAGATCGACCTGCCGGCCGCGCAGCCCGAGAAGTTCGCCGAGGAGCTCGCGAACCTCGTCGGCTGCGACCCCGACGACGTGCTCAAGGTCTCCGCCAAGACCGGGCTCGGGGTCGACGCGCTCCTCGACCGGGTCGTCAAGGACGTCCCGGCCCCGGTCGGTGTCGCCGACGCCCCCGCCCGCGCGATGATCTTCGACTCGGTCTACGACTCCTACCGGGGCGTGGTCACCTACGTCCGTGTCATCGACGGCCAGCTCAACAAGCGCGAGCGCATCAAGATGATGTCGACCGGCGCCACCCACGAGCTGCTGGAGATCGGCACCAACTCGCCCGAGATGCTGGGCGCCGACGGCCTCGGCGTCGGTGAGGTGGGCTACCTCATCACCGGTGTGAAGGACGTGCGCCAGTCCAAGGTCGGTGACACCGTCACCAGCCAGCAGAAGGGCGCCACCGAGGCCCTGGGCGGGTACAAGGACCCCAAGCCCATGGTCTTCTCCGGCCTGTACCCGCTGGACGGCTCCGACTACCCGGAGCTGCGCGAGGCCCTCGACAAGCTCCAGCTCAACGACGCCGCGCTCGTCTACGAGCCGGAGACCTCCGCGGCCCTCGGCTTCGGCTTCCGTGTCGGCTTCCTCGGACTGCTGCACCTCGACGTGATCCGCGAGCGCCTGGAGCGCGAGTTCGGGCTCGACCTCATCGCGACCGCGCCGAACGTGGTCTACCGGGTCGTGATGGAGGACGGCACCGAGCACACCGTCACCAACCCGAGCGAGTTCCCCGAGGGCAAGATCAACGAGGTGTACGAGCCCGTCGTACGCGCCACGATCCTGGCCCCCACCGAGTTCATCGGCTCGATCATGGAGCTGTGCCAGACCCGGCGCGGCACCCTGCTCGGCATGGACTACCTCTCCGAGGACCGGGTCGAGATCCGCTACACGCTTCCCCTCGCGGAGATCGTGTTCGACTTCTTCGACCAGCTGAAGTCGAAGACGCGCGGTTACGCCTCGCTGGACTACGAGCCCACCGGTGAGCAGACGTCCTCCCTGGTCAAGGTGGACATCCTGCTGCACGGCGACAAGGTGGACGCCTTCTCGGCGATCACCCACAAGGACGCGGCCTACGCCTACGGTGTGCGCCTCGTCGCCAAGCTGCGCGAGCTCATCCCGCGGCAGGCTTTCGAGGTGCCCATCCAGGCCGCCATCGGCTCCCGGGTCATCGCCCGCGAGACCATCCGCGCCATCCGCAAGGACGTCCTCGCCAAGTGCTACGGCGGTGACATCTCCCGTAAGCGGAAGCTGCTCGAGAAGCAGAAGGAAGGCAAGAAGCGGATGAAGATGGTGGGTTCCGTGGAGGTTCCGCAGGAGGCCTTCATCGCGGTGCTCTCCAGCGATGACAGCGCGGGATCGGGCAAGGGCAAGAAGTAA
- the rpsT gene encoding 30S ribosomal protein S20, translated as MANIKSQIKRIKTNEKARLRNKAVKSSLKTAIRKAREAAAAGDVEKATEYQRAAARALDKAVSKGVIHKNQAANKKSALASKVASLQG; from the coding sequence GTGGCGAACATCAAGTCCCAGATCAAGCGGATCAAGACCAACGAGAAGGCCCGGCTGCGCAACAAGGCCGTCAAGTCCTCCCTGAAGACCGCGATCCGCAAGGCCCGTGAGGCCGCTGCCGCGGGTGACGTCGAGAAGGCCACCGAGTACCAGCGCGCTGCTGCGCGTGCGCTCGACAAGGCCGTCTCCAAGGGCGTCATCCACAAGAACCAGGCCGCCAACAAGAAGTCGGCGCTTGCTTCGAAGGTCGCGTCCCTCCAGGGCTGA
- a CDS encoding nuclear transport factor 2 family protein, with product MAEHPHAVLVRKGFEAFSRGDLDTLRELIAKDATHHVPGSHPLSGDFKGQDAIIDMYQRLGQETQGSMRLEMLGIAVDGRGHAVGMCRVTAERKGRRLDDTGCIVFRIVGDKVTDLDECVEDIDKNNEFWSD from the coding sequence ATGGCTGAGCATCCGCACGCAGTGCTCGTTCGTAAGGGGTTCGAGGCGTTCAGTCGCGGGGATCTCGACACTCTGCGGGAGTTGATCGCGAAGGACGCCACGCATCACGTGCCCGGCAGTCATCCGCTCTCCGGGGACTTCAAGGGCCAGGACGCGATCATCGACATGTACCAGAGGCTCGGCCAGGAGACCCAGGGGTCGATGCGGCTCGAGATGCTGGGGATCGCCGTCGACGGGCGGGGGCACGCGGTCGGCATGTGCCGGGTCACCGCGGAGCGCAAGGGCCGACGCCTTGACGACACCGGATGCATCGTCTTCCGGATCGTAGGGGACAAGGTCACCGATCTCGACGAGTGCGTCGAGGACATCGACAAGAACAACGAGTTCTGGTCGGACTGA
- the holA gene encoding DNA polymerase III subunit delta, with protein MAKKTAHDDLLTPVTLAVGQEELLLDRAVGEVVAAARAADADTDVRDLTPDQLQPGTLAELTSPSLFAERKVVIVRNAQDLSADTVKDVRAYLGAPAEEITLVLLHAGGAKGKALLDAARKAGAREVACPKMTKPADRLAFVRQEFRGTGRSATPEACQALVDAIGSDLRELASAVSQLVADVEGTIDEAVVGRYYTGRAEASSFTVADRAVEGRAAEALEALRWSLSTGVAPVMITSALAQGVRAIGKLSSARGGRPADLARELGMPPWKIDRVRQQMRGWTPDGVAVALRAVAEADAGVKGGGDDPEYALEKAVVAIARAARSRGRG; from the coding sequence ATGGCCAAGAAGACTGCTCATGACGACCTCCTCACCCCTGTGACCCTTGCCGTGGGGCAGGAGGAGCTGCTGCTCGACCGGGCTGTGGGGGAGGTGGTCGCCGCCGCCCGGGCCGCGGACGCGGACACGGATGTGCGGGACCTGACCCCGGACCAGTTGCAGCCGGGGACGCTCGCGGAGCTGACCAGCCCCTCGCTGTTCGCGGAGCGCAAGGTCGTCATCGTGCGCAATGCGCAGGACCTGTCCGCCGACACCGTCAAGGACGTCAGGGCCTATCTCGGGGCGCCCGCCGAGGAGATCACCCTGGTGCTGCTGCACGCCGGGGGTGCGAAGGGCAAGGCGCTGCTCGACGCCGCGCGGAAGGCGGGGGCGCGCGAGGTCGCCTGTCCGAAGATGACCAAGCCGGCGGACCGGCTGGCCTTCGTGCGGCAGGAGTTCCGGGGGACCGGGCGGTCCGCCACACCCGAGGCGTGCCAGGCGCTGGTCGATGCGATCGGGAGTGATCTGCGGGAGCTGGCGTCCGCGGTGTCCCAGCTGGTCGCCGATGTCGAGGGGACGATCGACGAGGCCGTCGTGGGGCGGTACTACACCGGGCGGGCCGAGGCTTCGAGTTTCACCGTGGCCGACCGGGCCGTGGAGGGGCGGGCCGCGGAGGCGTTGGAGGCGCTCAGGTGGTCGTTGTCGACCGGGGTCGCGCCGGTCATGATCACCAGTGCGCTGGCGCAGGGTGTGCGGGCGATCGGGAAGCTGTCGTCGGCCCGGGGCGGGCGGCCCGCTGATCTCGCGCGCGAGCTGGGGATGCCGCCGTGGAAGATCGACCGGGTGCGGCAGCAGATGCGGGGGTGGACGCCGGACGGTGTCGCCGTCGCGCTGCGGGCCGTGGCGGAGGCGGACGCCGGGGTCAAGGGCGGGGGGGACGATCCCGAGTACGCCCTGGAGAAGGCCGTGGTGGCGATCGCGCGGGCCGCTCGGTCCCGGGGGCGGGGCTAG